From a single Hymenobacter sp. YIM 151500-1 genomic region:
- a CDS encoding HU family DNA-binding protein, whose product MTKAEVIAEIAEKTGIEKADVSATVEAFFKVVKDSMAEGNNIYVRGFGSFVNKKRAKKVARNISKNTSIIIDEHFIPSFKPSKTFIGKIKNSKKIKELTNA is encoded by the coding sequence GTGACTAAAGCAGAAGTAATCGCCGAAATTGCCGAAAAGACCGGCATCGAGAAAGCAGACGTTTCGGCTACCGTTGAAGCCTTCTTCAAAGTAGTAAAGGACTCCATGGCCGAGGGCAACAACATCTACGTGCGCGGCTTCGGCAGCTTCGTAAACAAAAAGCGCGCGAAGAAAGTAGCCCGCAACATCTCGAAAAACACGTCGATCATCATCGACGAGCACTTCATCCCGAGCTTCAAACCGTCGAAAACATTCATCGGTAAGATCAAAAACAGCAAGAAGATCAAGGAACTCACCAACGCTTAG
- the mutY gene encoding A/G-specific adenine glycosylase, translating into MSSNFVPFAAPWFAPALLAWYPRHRRDLPWRHTRDPYAIWLSEVILQQTRVKQGLPYYLDFITTYPTVHDLAAAPQDEVLRHWQGLGYYSRARNMHHTAQQVVQEHGGQFPGSYAELLKLRGVGQYTAAAIASFAYDEQVAVLDGNVYRVLARVFGITADIAAPASRKIFQQLADTLIPAEHPAEFNQAIMEFGAIQCTPVKPDCLFCPLQSQCYAFQHGMVQELPVKSKAKAGRTRYFHYLVLRYGDTLYMRKRGPKDIWEGLYDFALLETDAPELPAQEVVAAVEALGGQVAATLAEEPVRSLRHVLSHQKVEAKFHPVWLAAPLPDAALQKVGLTPYQLSQIEELPKSMLVTNYISSIAI; encoded by the coding sequence TTGTCGTCAAATTTCGTTCCATTTGCCGCGCCCTGGTTTGCGCCGGCCCTGCTTGCCTGGTACCCTCGCCACCGCCGCGACCTGCCCTGGCGCCACACCCGCGACCCGTACGCCATCTGGCTGTCGGAGGTAATCCTGCAGCAAACCCGCGTGAAACAGGGCCTGCCCTACTACCTCGACTTCATCACCACCTACCCTACCGTGCACGACCTGGCCGCCGCTCCGCAGGATGAAGTGCTGCGCCACTGGCAGGGGCTGGGCTACTACTCGCGGGCCCGCAACATGCACCACACGGCCCAGCAGGTGGTGCAGGAGCACGGCGGGCAGTTTCCGGGTTCTTACGCCGAGTTGCTGAAGCTGCGTGGAGTAGGTCAGTACACGGCCGCCGCCATTGCCTCCTTTGCCTACGACGAGCAAGTGGCCGTGCTCGACGGCAATGTGTACCGGGTGCTGGCCCGCGTATTCGGCATCACGGCCGACATTGCCGCTCCTGCCAGCCGCAAGATCTTCCAGCAGCTAGCCGATACGCTGATTCCGGCCGAACACCCGGCCGAGTTCAACCAGGCCATTATGGAGTTCGGGGCTATTCAGTGCACACCGGTGAAGCCGGACTGTTTGTTTTGCCCGTTGCAAAGCCAGTGCTACGCCTTTCAGCACGGCATGGTGCAGGAGCTGCCCGTTAAGAGCAAGGCCAAAGCCGGCCGCACCCGCTACTTCCACTACCTGGTGCTACGCTACGGCGACACGCTGTACATGCGCAAGCGCGGCCCAAAGGATATTTGGGAAGGCCTGTACGATTTTGCTCTGCTGGAAACCGATGCGCCGGAGCTGCCGGCTCAGGAAGTAGTAGCGGCCGTGGAAGCTTTGGGCGGACAAGTGGCTGCTACGTTGGCCGAGGAGCCCGTGCGTAGTCTGCGCCACGTGCTCAGCCACCAGAAAGTAGAAGCCAAGTTTCATCCGGTGTGGCTGGCCGCGCCGCTGCCGGATGCCGCGCTACAAAAAGTTGGCTTGACTCCTTATCAGCTGAGCCAGATAGAGGAGCTACCGAAGTCCATGCTGGTTACTAATTATATTAGCAGTATCGCTATTTAA
- a CDS encoding single-stranded DNA-binding protein: MASVNKVILIGHLGKDPEVRHLEGGNVVANFTMATNEYYKDKQGTRVERTEWHTIAAWRNLAELAEKYLRKGQQVYVEGRIRTRQYQDKENQTRYITEIVAEEISLLGSRPQSGEAVPQPAAAEAPTTFRQEPELDQLPF; this comes from the coding sequence ATGGCAAGCGTCAACAAGGTCATTCTGATTGGCCACCTGGGCAAAGACCCGGAAGTTCGTCACCTGGAAGGCGGCAATGTGGTAGCCAATTTCACCATGGCTACCAACGAGTACTACAAAGACAAGCAAGGTACCCGCGTGGAGCGTACTGAATGGCATACCATTGCGGCGTGGCGCAACCTGGCCGAGCTGGCCGAGAAATACCTACGCAAAGGCCAGCAGGTGTACGTGGAGGGCCGCATCCGCACCCGCCAGTACCAGGACAAGGAAAACCAGACCCGCTACATCACCGAAATCGTAGCCGAGGAAATTTCCCTGCTCGGCAGCCGGCCCCAGTCGGGCGAAGCCGTGCCGCAACCGGCCGCTGCCGAAGCACCGACCACCTTCCGGCAGGAACCTGAACTGGATCAGTTGCCGTTTTAA
- the gldD gene encoding gliding motility lipoprotein GldD, giving the protein MTLSRFLRAGWAVPLLLLAAGCSSTPDFTPKPKGYNRIDLPPHAYQQLAPGHPYTFQYSRYARILRDSSYLAQPHWINVYYPQLQANVQITYADLRQNNRLTNKMLEDARKLTSKHQIKATAIDESVLKTPAGMRVSVFELQGDVPSQYQFYTTDSTRHFFRGALYFRTATANDSLAPVIDYVKKDIIQLLNTLKYQ; this is encoded by the coding sequence ATGACTCTTTCTCGATTTTTGCGCGCTGGGTGGGCGGTGCCGCTGTTGCTGCTGGCCGCCGGCTGCTCGTCTACGCCCGATTTCACGCCCAAGCCCAAGGGATACAACCGCATCGACCTGCCCCCGCACGCTTATCAGCAGCTGGCGCCGGGGCACCCATACACGTTTCAGTACTCGCGCTACGCCCGGATTTTGCGCGACTCATCCTACCTGGCGCAGCCGCACTGGATTAACGTGTACTACCCACAGCTCCAGGCCAACGTGCAGATAACCTACGCCGACCTGCGCCAGAATAACCGGCTCACTAACAAGATGCTGGAGGATGCCCGTAAGCTCACCAGCAAGCACCAGATTAAGGCCACGGCTATTGACGAAAGCGTGCTGAAAACGCCGGCGGGTATGCGGGTGTCGGTGTTTGAGCTACAGGGCGACGTGCCCAGCCAGTACCAGTTCTATACCACCGACAGCACCCGGCACTTCTTCCGCGGCGCCCTGTACTTCCGCACCGCTACTGCTAATGACTCCCTGGCCCCGGTCATTGACTACGTGAAAAAGGACATTATTCAGCTCCTCAACACGCTGAAATATCAGTGA
- the recG gene encoding ATP-dependent DNA helicase RecG, translated as MSNFFQTKIEYLRGVGLQRAQLLQKELNLFTYGDLIQRYPFRYLDRTQFYNICDLHDDLPYVQVKGILRGREVLGEGPKKRMVAKVTDASGELELVWFKGINYLEKVIKNHQEYIVFGKPTMFNGRPQMAHPELEEVTEQKPGQSYLQPVYNTSEKLKNYHRIDSKAIARMVADLLKIALPHVHETLSEDLIRQYGLMNKATALQQIHFPQSTELLQAARFRLKFEELFYVQLKLLRQKTQRKVELAGQIFKEVPTLVHFYKNVMPFDLTGAQKRVIHDIYKDFCSGKQMNRLLQGDVGSGKTIVAFISMLMAADNGAQSCLMAPTEILADQHYTGLKQYADMLGLNIGKLTGSTRTAERRVLHEQLRSGEMHMLVGTHALLEDVVQFRNLGLTIMDEQHRFGVAQRSKLWQKNPDVIPHVLVMTATPIPRTLAMTLYGDLDVSVIDELPAGRKPIVTVHRYDANRLKVFQFLRDQINLGRQVYIVYPLIEESEAMADYKDLMDGYESVARAFPEFQISIVHGRMTAGEKDAEMQRFVERKTQIMVATTVIEVGVNVPNASVMVIESTERFGLSQLHQLRGRVGRGAEQSYCILMSGYKLSKDSRTRIETMVRTNNGFEIADIDLKLRGPGDLMGTQQSGVLDLLIADLAKDGRILTESRAAAQAILNDDPGLAKPENRPIRQHIESLPATAVNWSRIS; from the coding sequence ATGAGCAACTTCTTTCAAACCAAAATAGAATACCTGCGCGGCGTGGGGCTGCAACGGGCGCAGCTGCTGCAAAAGGAGCTGAACCTGTTCACCTACGGCGACCTGATTCAGCGCTACCCCTTCCGCTACCTCGACCGCACGCAGTTCTACAACATCTGCGACCTGCACGACGACTTGCCCTACGTGCAGGTGAAAGGCATTTTGCGGGGCCGCGAAGTGCTGGGCGAAGGGCCCAAAAAGCGCATGGTAGCCAAAGTGACCGATGCCAGCGGGGAGTTGGAGCTGGTGTGGTTTAAGGGCATCAACTACCTGGAGAAGGTTATCAAGAACCACCAGGAGTACATTGTGTTCGGCAAGCCCACGATGTTCAACGGCCGCCCCCAGATGGCCCACCCCGAGCTGGAAGAAGTAACCGAGCAGAAGCCCGGCCAGAGCTACTTGCAGCCGGTGTACAACACCTCCGAAAAGCTCAAGAACTACCACCGCATCGACAGCAAGGCCATTGCCCGCATGGTGGCCGACTTGCTCAAGATTGCCCTGCCCCACGTGCACGAAACGCTGTCGGAAGACCTGATCCGGCAGTATGGGCTAATGAACAAGGCGACGGCGTTGCAGCAGATTCACTTTCCGCAAAGCACCGAGCTGCTCCAGGCGGCCCGGTTCCGGCTCAAGTTTGAGGAGCTGTTTTATGTGCAGCTTAAGCTCTTGCGCCAGAAAACCCAGCGCAAAGTGGAACTGGCCGGGCAGATTTTCAAGGAAGTGCCTACGCTGGTGCATTTCTACAAGAACGTCATGCCCTTCGACCTTACGGGGGCGCAAAAGCGGGTTATCCACGACATCTACAAGGATTTTTGCTCGGGCAAGCAGATGAACCGCCTGTTGCAGGGCGACGTAGGCTCGGGCAAAACTATTGTGGCCTTCATCAGTATGCTCATGGCCGCCGACAACGGGGCCCAGAGCTGCCTGATGGCGCCCACCGAAATTCTGGCCGACCAGCACTACACCGGCCTAAAGCAGTACGCCGACATGCTGGGCCTGAACATCGGCAAGCTCACGGGCAGTACCCGCACCGCCGAGCGGCGGGTACTGCACGAGCAGCTGCGCTCCGGCGAGATGCATATGCTGGTGGGCACCCACGCCCTGCTCGAAGATGTGGTGCAGTTCCGCAACCTGGGCCTCACCATCATGGACGAGCAGCACCGCTTTGGGGTGGCCCAGCGCTCTAAGCTCTGGCAGAAAAACCCCGACGTCATTCCGCACGTGCTAGTGATGACGGCCACGCCCATTCCGCGCACCCTGGCCATGACCCTGTACGGCGACCTGGACGTGTCGGTGATTGACGAGCTGCCGGCCGGCCGCAAGCCCATCGTAACCGTGCACCGCTACGACGCCAACCGCCTCAAGGTGTTTCAGTTCCTGCGCGACCAAATCAACCTGGGCCGGCAGGTGTACATTGTGTACCCGCTGATTGAGGAAAGCGAGGCCATGGCCGACTACAAAGACCTTATGGACGGCTACGAAAGCGTGGCCCGCGCCTTTCCGGAGTTTCAGATCAGCATTGTGCACGGGCGCATGACGGCTGGGGAAAAGGACGCCGAAATGCAACGCTTCGTGGAGCGCAAAACGCAGATTATGGTGGCGACTACCGTTATTGAGGTGGGTGTGAACGTGCCCAATGCCTCCGTGATGGTCATTGAAAGCACCGAGCGGTTTGGCCTCTCGCAGCTGCACCAGCTCCGGGGCCGGGTGGGCCGGGGCGCCGAGCAGAGCTACTGCATTCTGATGAGCGGCTACAAGCTCAGCAAAGACTCGCGCACCCGCATCGAAACTATGGTGCGCACCAACAACGGCTTTGAGATTGCCGACATTGACTTGAAGCTGCGTGGCCCCGGCGACCTGATGGGCACCCAGCAGAGCGGCGTGCTCGACCTGCTCATTGCCGACCTGGCCAAGGACGGCCGCATCCTGACCGAAAGCCGCGCCGCCGCCCAAGCCATTCTCAACGATGACCCCGGCCTGGCCAAACCCGAAAACCGCCCCATCCGCCAGCACATCGAAAGCCTGCCCGCCACGGCCGTCAACTGGAGCCGCATCAGCTAG